The region CATGTCCCGATCCCCCCGCCTCGTCCCCGTTCTAAAACGTCCCTGGGATCTCTGTTCCCTGTGCCACACTTCAGTCACATCTTGGTCTCTCCCCTTCCGTCCATCCCTGCACAGCATCCCCTCTTCAGCTTCACCCCTGGCATGGGCACCCTCAACCCTACACCGCAGCCATCCTTGACATCTGGCCTTTTCCTTGAGCATCCCACACATTAGGCAGCCCTCACCTTTTTCCTCCCCTGGCTCTTTCCTCAAAGGCTAACACTGCATGTGGTGGATACAACTGGGCAGCTGCCTGGTTCCCAATTTCCCCCTGCTTGGCTGGGGCTGAATTGGAACAAATGGGTGGGCTTCTCAAATCACAAGAGGACTACAGGAGCCTGCTCCCATTGACCGGAGCTGATCAGACCAGGAGTAGATACTTGTCCCAAGCTGGGCCAATCAAATTCTATCAACTGGGTACTTGAAACCCAGAATCAAGAGTTTGGGAGTCCCAGGCATAGaacctcatgctgctgctgctgctaagtcgcttcagttgtatccgactctgtgcgaccccatagagggcagcccaacaggctcccccatccctgggattctccaggcaagaacactggagtgggttgccatttccttctccaatgcatgaaagtgaaaagtgaaggtgaagtcgctcagtcgtgtccaactcttcgagaccgcatggactacagcctaccaggctcctctacccatggggttttccaggcaagagtactggagtgaggtgccatcgccttctccaatagaaCCTCATAAGTGCCCATAAATGACAGAGCACTAGAGGTCCCATGCCCGACCTCAGGCAGCTGGGACCACCTGCTTCCTGCCCTTCTGAGTTAGCTATCCCCCTTTAATTCACCCCCCAAACTCCTTTCCATTGCTTGCAACCAAAAGACACTTAACTCAGCCTCTGCTATCTTGAAACTGTCTCCCTTTCCCCAGACTCCCCACTAGCAATTATGACCCTGTCTTTCTCCTCTCCATCAAGGTTCCACACTCAACTCCACTCCATCATCTCTCATCCACTCACCCCTAGGCTCACGATAATTCAAcaaagtcaataaatatttattgagcatctgctatgtACGAGACTCTGAGTACACAGAACGAGGTGCAGACTATGGCCTCAGAGAATACACAGTCTGGCCCAGTCAGGGTAAGTGCAAACTGTaacaaagatgaaaattaaacatGGTAAGAGATCACTAGAGAAACTCACAGGTGTTATGGGAGGTAGCAACTCTCAGGTGTCCAAAGGAGGGGATGTCTGAGCACTGTAATAGCTTTCAGTGACAAGGGACATTTTTATGCACAAGCATcagttcaggaaaataaaaatgagagactttatttttaattaaaatgaaaacagatgtaTTAATATCTGTGAAAAACATAATAGAGCTATTTAGATTTCCATTTTATTgataggaaaaaaatctcagtaaGAAATTTGGCACATTGAATTTCCCCTGCTAAAATGCCATCATCAGGTCACATCTTAAATGCTGGCAGGTAGGCAGGCCACCTGGGGTCTACTGGCCGGTGATTTTCATCACTGTCAGAGAGGACttgggagaaaagaaaggcatCGAGGCAAAAGAGGAGTGTGAGCAAAGGTCCAGGGAGAAACAGCACGGTAGGAGAGGGAGGAATAACAAAGAATTAGCTAAGCAGGAAGTAAAGAAGGAACAGTCAAGAAGGGTAACCAAAGGCCAACAGAGGCATGATTTCAAAGTCAGACCCTTGGTAAGCTTTATTCTGAGAACAGGAGGGAGCCATTGAGAGTCATTGAGTAAAAGAGGGTCATGATCACTTTTGTGACTAGAGTTGAGTAAGGGAGGATTACTCCACCCCTGGTCAGCCCTTAAGCCCTAACTACCAAGTCCCTGAGGCTTGTGGTTTCCATAAAATATCTGCTCTCCTTAAGCTGTCAAGCgtagggatggggggtggggtagTCCAAAGATgaagactcagagggagaagtgGTCCCTGCTTGCCCCTGTCTCCGGCCCACCAAACCCAGGCTGAATGTAATTGTCCTCAATGAAGCCATCATCATCCTCATCTTCGCCCACCTCAGGGTGAGCTCCCTTCCCTGTTTCAGGCAGTGGGCGGTGCTGGTAGCTGGCACGGTATTTGCGGCAGAGATGGCATTTGGCAGCAAGCGCGATGAGGAGAGAGAGGACCACGGCCCCCAGGACGACCCCTACCAGCACAAACCATGCCCGGATCCCACTGCCCAGTTCAGGGGCAGATGCTGTGGGGACCTCGGAGGGCCCCGCGATGGCTGCAGAGAAAGGGACAGTGTTATGGCTGGGGCCCAGGATCGGCTCCCAGGGGAAACTGAGAGACATGAGTGCAAGGTCCTCCCCACAATCTAAGGAGAACCCAACCCCCTCCTCAGTCTCCCTCCCACTGTCACTCACTTTGGTTTGCCTCACTCATGGCGGGGCCAGAAGACACTGGTGAGCCTCAGCCTCTGCCAGAAGAGCCCTGGTTCTAAGGAGACCCCTGACGCCAGGCAGCCCTGGGACAGAGTCCTGGAATATACACACGCAGATGGGGGTCAGGGACGGCTCCCTAGGCCCCTAGGGCTTCGTGCAGATCCTTCAAGGCTTTGCAATTCAGCACACGGCCCTCAATTCCACCCCccatgctacacacacacacacacacacacacacacacacacacacacgtcctgCCTTGCACTCTTGTTTCCCAGCCACTCCCTCCTCAGTTTTTCGACTCCCTCATCCCTCAAGGCCAAATCAGACCATACCTGCCTGTGAGGTTGTCCCAGGACCCCCCTCATCACCCTCTTCACTCCCCTGCCCATTCGGCCACCAGTCAGGCACTCATTCCAGGCCACACTCACAGCCACAGGAGGGCACTGCGCAGACTCTGGAGACTGGACAACTGGCCGTAACTAGCTATCCACAGGAGCAAAACAGGCTGAGCCATGCACATGGGCTGTTTGTAAGGGAACACCAGGAAGTGGCTGGAAACACAGCTCAGTGGTGGAACTTACTGAGCACAACTTATGATTCACCCTGTAATGTGAGTATAAACATTATCCCCACTCTACAGGTGAGGACACTGCAGCCCAGAAAGGTGAACTAACTCAGCCAAAgtcccagggcttgaacccaggtctcagatGCCAGGGCCCAGAGCCCAGGCGGCTCCCCTGCTCTAAgctgagggtgggaggtggggcagaAGCAGTCTCACCTTCTAGAGGATGGACAACAGCAATTCCTTGAAGCTAATGGGCAAAGCGGAGACCACAACGGAGGATGGTGCCGGTCCCCATCCAGGATAGGAGGCTCCAGATACTGCCAGAACGGCCCTGGCCTCTGCTCTGGAGTCAGGAGCCCTGTGTCCCCACTCAGGCCTCTACCCTCAGCCCCTCAGGCACATTCCTTGTTCAGTCACCTCTGCCCCAGGGGGCGGGGAGTTGTTTTGGAGGAGTAGCCAAATGTAAATCAACTGGATCAGGAAATTACCTGGCTGAGACTCTCTAGGGCTGGGAAAGGTCTAGAGGAGAAAGAGCATCTGAAGTAAGGGACTATCTGGAGCAAGATCAGCTAGGCTCAGGATACCTGGAGAGAGAGCATCTGGGCCAAAGGAATGTCTGGGgtcggtggggtgggggggcagctAGGGGAGGAGTTAGGGGAAGAGCATCTGGGTTAGAGAAGTACCTGGAGGACgaggagctggggctggaggtATCTGAATCAGAAGAGGCCCTGGGAGGAGTGTCCAGGCAGAAAAGCACCTAGGAGAGAAGCACCTGGTTTAGGGAGCACTCGGCCATCGTCTTTAGTATCGATACCTTAACGACGCCTTCCTCCTCAACACCACCGCACTGCCACCGGGCCCCATGAGTTCTTCCTCTCAGTAGCCCTAGAATGCTGACACCCCTCCTCTGCCCCAGTTCGAGCCACCTTCATTTTGTTCCTCAACTCGCAATAACCTCCTAACTGAGATCTCTCCTTACCTCTCATCCACGTCAGTGATGGGCCTATGGACCAAATCTGACCCCATTACCCTCCACCTTAAAAGTCCTGCGCGAGCTCCCTAGGCCCCTAGGGCTTCGTGCAGATCCTTCAAGCACACGGCCCTCAATTCCCTCCccatgctacacacacacacacacatacacacacacacacacacacacacacacacgtcctgCTTGCACTCTTGTTTCTCAGCCACTCCCTCCTCAGTTTTTCGAGTCCCTCATCCCTCAAGGCCAAATCAGACCATACCTGCCTGTGAGGTTGTACCGAGACCCGCCTCATCACCCCCTCACTGCCCTGCCCACTCGGCCACCAGTCAGAATTCACTGGCAGCTCCCTAGGCAGGGACTAGGCTGGCAAATGCGCTCCCTGCCGTAGGCAGAGAGAGCTCAGCAGTCAGCGGTTCACTGCAtgtttgtgagatgagtggatatagggggtggagtgggggagtCATTAGAAAGGAGAAGTAaatcattcactcatccattcaccAGCAAAAGTCCACTGTGTGCCTATCTGGGCCCCATACTAAGCCTTGGGTTCTCAAAAAAAAATGTCTTGTTCAGTTGAAATGAgttgttcaagagggagggaacatatgcacaaatatggctaattcatgttgattatggcagaaaccagcacaacactgaAAAggaattagcctgcaattaaacattaaaaaaaaaaaactgaaatgagtTAAATTCAATCTGATGTTTCTAAGATTTTACTCCTattcctttccttcctgccctgtccccagggacacacacacacacacacacacacacacacacacacacacacacacacacaccctcaggcTATCACCCCACCCCTTCTGGTCACATTTCTTCCACCGACAAACACACACTCCTGCTCCCGGGAACCTTCAGGGATCTGTGACTTCCCCGTCCAGGCCCCCCAGTGCCTTCCCATTTGCTCCCCACCTGTAGGAACTGTGCCCAGTCCGCAGAGGAGCTTCCGGTTACCAGGCCAGGTGGGCGGGCCCGAGCTGTCGCATGACTCACCTGGGGACGCTGCGGGCAGGCGGGGCCTGAGGCGCGGGTGAGAGTGGAGGGCAACGCCGCCAACAGGGAGGACTAATTCTACATCTTCCCAAGCTTTTGGGGAGAACCTTCAGGCACAGGTCTCACCCCTACCCCCAGTGCTGAGCGGGTTGGGGGTTGGTGCAGCTGAGATCCAGAGACGGGACAGTCTTCAGCCGGCGGCGCTCAAGCTGGCGGCCCTGATAAACAAGTGAATTTCCGGTGACAGGTACAAAGTCCAGAGTTGAAGAGGGTGCTCTGCAGGCCTGTGAAGGCGGTGAGCCAGaaccaaaggggagaggggtgggcattctccaggcaaagccAGAGGGACCAAGCACAATCAAAACTGCCTGCAAAAGTAGATGTAAGCGtttgtgcgtgcgtgtgtgtgtgtgtgtgtgcgcgcgtgtgtgtgtggaggCGGATGTGGAAGTCGATGGAGAGTGTGAGTTTAGAGGCCTTTTGGGAATGTGATGTGCCCTGGGGGTTTATCCTGTGTTTGCGTGTTTACCTGGGCAGAGGGTACAAGCCTCTATCTGAATCTCAAGGGTTCTGTGACCCCCACAAAGCTAGGCTCCCCAGGCTTAGTGTACCTCCTCGTCCTTTCAGACCCTCAGGGAGTCACCTTCCCAGTCTACCCTAGCAAGCCCCGCCCCTACCTTGACAGGCCCCGcctccaccaggaaagccccgcCTCCTCTATGCCCAGAGCTCCGTCTATCAGAGCATTTCCGTCATTATTTCATAatcatttcttcctctgctcccTCCCCAACTAGACTAGTTGGGGAGCTCTCCCAGGTTGGAACAAGtttgacagtctctaggttcccAGCACCTGACACACGGCAGGCTCTCAGTAAATAACTAAGGGAGGAAGGG is a window of Ovis aries strain OAR_USU_Benz2616 breed Rambouillet chromosome 1, ARS-UI_Ramb_v3.0, whole genome shotgun sequence DNA encoding:
- the C1H1orf210 gene encoding type III endosome membrane protein TEMP, producing MSEANQTIAGPSEVPTASAPELGSGIRAWFVLVGVVLGAVVLSLLIALAAKCHLCRKYRASYQHRPLPETGKGAHPEVGEDEDDDGFIEDNYIQPGFGGPETGASRDHFSL